The region GACCCATCATTAAATGAACATTTTGTGGATATTGCTGTTTAATTTGTTGCATACCGTTGTAATAAGAAGCGTCTATTGCGGGTACAAAAAAATGTTTAACCCCCGCATTAAGGGCGCGTTGCATCATTTCGTTTCTATCTGCATTAAATTCTTCACTATACAAATGTGTATGTGTATCAATTAAAATCATTTTAATTATTGCTTACTTTTTAAAACGTTTTAGATATTTTTTTAAAAACAAAAGTAACTAAAACCTATTTTTGTGTTTATAAAATTTTAAATGTATGAACGATAGTTTGCTATTTTTTGAACAACAAGGTTATTTTAGTATTCCATTTCGTATTCGCAAATCGAACCATTTGTTTGTGCATGCAAAAATTAATAAAACCAAAGGTTTGTTTTTAATTGATACTGGCGCATCAAACACTTGTATTGATAGTAACGAACAATTGTATTTTAAATTATTATCAAAAACCCATAAAGCAAAAGCTTCGGGGGCAGGTGCTAATGGTATGCATGCCGAAATTTCGACCAATAATTGCATACAAATGGGTAAATGGAAACAAAACGGTGTTGCTGTTATTTTACTTGATCTTACCCATGTTAATTTTGCGTTAGCCGAATACGATTTGCCTAAAGTTCATGGTATAATTGGTAGCGATTTACTTAAAAACCACCATGCAATTATAAATTATCCGCAACAATTACTTTTTATTAAATGATTGTTTTTGCCATTCGGTAGCCACGGTTTCTAGTTCGTTATACCAACTTTCGCCAAATTTACGAATTAGTGGTTCTTTTAAAAACTTATAAACAGGCACTTCTAATTCTTTTCCAAGTGTACAAGCATCGTCACAAATATGCCAACGGTTGTAATTAACAGCTGAAAACTGCGAAAATTCTTTAATACGTATAGGGTATAAATGGCACGACACAGGTTTTTTCCATTTAATTAAACCTTCGTTATACGCTTGTTCAATACCGCATAAAGCAGTTGG is a window of Myroides sp. JBRI-B21084 DNA encoding:
- a CDS encoding retropepsin-like aspartic protease; the protein is MNDSLLFFEQQGYFSIPFRIRKSNHLFVHAKINKTKGLFLIDTGASNTCIDSNEQLYFKLLSKTHKAKASGAGANGMHAEISTNNCIQMGKWKQNGVAVILLDLTHVNFALAEYDLPKVHGIIGSDLLKNHHAIINYPQQLLFIK
- a CDS encoding DUF3109 family protein yields the protein MFQIGKTIVSDDVLEKEFVCNLTACKGQCCIDGDAGAPLDENETAILEDIYPIIKPYLRSEGIDAIENQGTWVVGEDGTFETPLINNKECAYVIFDGPTALCGIEQAYNEGLIKWKKPVSCHLYPIRIKEFSQFSAVNYNRWHICDDACTLGKELEVPVYKFLKEPLIRKFGESWYNELETVATEWQKQSFNKK